A window from Nitrosopumilus adriaticus encodes these proteins:
- the trxA gene encoding thioredoxin, giving the protein MSEDPEIQKIMQKKLAEMLNQKNQPKIEPGIIDLNGSNFDQVVSAENPTLVDFWAEWCGPCKSMHPIFESLSKKYPNVKFARVNVDQNQNISMKFGVQSIPTFIMFKSGQIVDKMMGAVGAPGIHMICKKHSQ; this is encoded by the coding sequence GTGTCTGAAGATCCAGAAATTCAAAAAATAATGCAAAAAAAACTAGCAGAAATGCTCAACCAAAAAAATCAGCCCAAAATTGAGCCTGGAATCATAGATTTGAATGGCTCTAATTTCGATCAGGTGGTTTCAGCTGAGAATCCAACATTGGTAGATTTTTGGGCTGAATGGTGTGGTCCATGCAAATCTATGCATCCAATATTTGAGAGCCTTTCAAAAAAATATCCTAATGTAAAATTTGCTAGAGTAAATGTGGATCAAAATCAAAATATCTCAATGAAGTTTGGCGTACAATCAATTCCAACATTTATCATGTTCAAGTCAGGCCAGATTGTAGATAAAATGATGGGCGCAGTAGGGGCTCCTGGAATTCATATGATCTGTAAAAAGCACTCTCAATAA